One Thalassospira marina DNA window includes the following coding sequences:
- a CDS encoding c-type cytochrome gives MNSIKMLAIAVSATAMFSTAAFAAGDAAKGEKVFKKCAACHSIEEGKNKVGPSLHGVVGRECGAISDYKYSKGYQDACEKGFTIDEAFLDEYLKDPSAKISAIAQTKERSKMTFKLKDEQDIQDVTEYLKQN, from the coding sequence ATGAATTCTATCAAAATGCTCGCTATTGCCGTTTCCGCCACCGCAATGTTCAGCACCGCTGCATTTGCTGCTGGCGACGCTGCAAAAGGCGAGAAAGTCTTTAAGAAATGTGCCGCCTGCCATTCGATCGAAGAAGGCAAAAACAAGGTCGGCCCGTCGCTGCATGGTGTTGTCGGCCGCGAATGCGGTGCGATTTCCGACTACAAATACAGCAAGGGCTATCAGGACGCTTGCGAAAAGGGCTTCACCATTGATGAAGCATTCCTTGACGAATACCTGAAAGATCCGTCAGCCAAGATCAGCGCCATTGCCCAGACCAAAGAACGTTCCAAAATGACCTTCAAGCTCAAAGACGAGCAGGACATTCAGGACGTTACCGAATATCTGAAGCAGAACTGA
- a CDS encoding UDP-glucose 4-epimerase family protein, which translates to MNTPLKMAVTGANGFVGQAVCKAALADGFAVRALVRNDAALAQLPDELKADARVVGDIDGKTDWTGHFDGVDCLVHLAARVHVMSETSTNPLAAFRAVNVDGSLNLARALVAQNVRRMVFVSSIKVNGEETRFSAFNENSPVNPQDPYGQSKAEAEEALRAFSRKSGLGLTVLRPPLVYGPGVKANFAALAKLTMKGVPLPFGAIRNHRSLIHVDNLADACVVVASHPTASYQTYLVSDGEDFSLGEMITFLAEGMGKKPFLIPVPTGFLTLLGKITGKSAQVARLTGSLQVDSRAIRRDLRWLPPVDAREGLRRVGAWFALDRKSR; encoded by the coding sequence ATGAACACACCCCTTAAAATGGCAGTGACCGGCGCGAATGGCTTTGTCGGACAGGCCGTTTGCAAAGCAGCCCTTGCCGATGGTTTTGCCGTGCGTGCCCTGGTGCGCAATGATGCCGCCCTGGCGCAATTGCCCGATGAATTAAAGGCCGATGCGCGGGTTGTGGGCGACATTGACGGAAAAACAGATTGGACCGGGCATTTTGACGGGGTGGATTGTTTGGTGCATCTGGCCGCGCGTGTACATGTCATGAGCGAGACTTCCACCAACCCGCTTGCTGCCTTTCGCGCGGTAAACGTGGATGGCAGCCTGAATTTGGCCCGTGCCCTTGTTGCGCAGAATGTACGCAGGATGGTTTTTGTCAGTTCGATCAAGGTGAATGGCGAAGAAACGCGGTTTTCCGCCTTTAACGAAAACAGCCCCGTTAACCCGCAGGACCCTTACGGGCAATCCAAGGCCGAGGCGGAAGAAGCCCTTCGGGCCTTTTCGCGCAAATCGGGGCTGGGGTTGACGGTTTTGCGCCCGCCGCTGGTTTATGGACCAGGGGTAAAGGCGAATTTTGCTGCATTGGCAAAGCTGACAATGAAGGGCGTTCCCCTGCCATTTGGTGCTATTCGCAACCATCGCAGCCTGATCCATGTTGATAATCTAGCTGATGCCTGCGTGGTGGTCGCAAGCCACCCAACAGCCAGCTATCAGACCTATCTGGTATCCGATGGCGAGGATTTTTCGCTGGGCGAAATGATCACCTTTTTGGCCGAAGGCATGGGCAAAAAGCCGTTTCTGATTCCGGTGCCAACAGGTTTTCTAACCCTTTTGGGCAAAATAACCGGTAAATCGGCGCAAGTGGCGCGTTTAACCGGGTCCCTGCAGGTTGACAGCCGCGCCATTCGCCGTGATTTGCGCTGGTTGCCACCCGTTGATGCCCGCGAAGGTTTGCGCCGGGTTGGGGCCTGGTTTGCCCTTGATCGCAAATCGCGCTAG
- a CDS encoding phosphodiesterase, with translation MKIIHLSDCHFIDPAPKDAAAAGKAHPQHTLQNVIADINKWQSDAELCIISGDLTHDGTALQYGLFASTINALPMPVHVIPGNHDARAALLAGLPATGRDENGFINYAFTHKGIRLVFLDTLIEGEDAGILCEKRLAWLTRELATSQNLPVLIFMHHPPVAVGLPFMDSINLQNADEFGDVISMHGNVKHIFFGHLHRPCHGIWRNIPWTCGPSSYTGQPLAMQPGTGLPDKAWLEPGYGIALINENDASVCYHVETVPNPKI, from the coding sequence ATGAAAATAATTCACCTAAGCGACTGCCATTTCATCGACCCTGCCCCAAAAGATGCCGCCGCAGCCGGCAAAGCACACCCGCAACACACCTTGCAAAACGTGATTGCCGATATCAATAAATGGCAAAGCGATGCCGAGCTGTGCATCATTTCCGGCGACCTGACCCATGATGGTACCGCCCTGCAATATGGCCTGTTTGCCAGCACCATTAATGCCCTGCCCATGCCGGTCCATGTCATTCCCGGCAACCATGATGCCCGCGCGGCCCTTTTGGCAGGCCTGCCCGCAACCGGGCGCGATGAAAACGGTTTCATCAATTATGCCTTTACACACAAAGGCATACGGCTTGTATTTCTTGATACATTGATCGAGGGCGAGGATGCCGGCATTTTATGCGAAAAGCGGCTGGCATGGTTGACGCGCGAACTGGCCACATCGCAAAACCTGCCGGTGCTGATTTTCATGCATCATCCGCCGGTTGCCGTGGGTCTGCCGTTTATGGATTCCATCAATCTGCAAAATGCCGACGAATTTGGCGATGTCATTTCAATGCATGGCAATGTGAAACACATCTTTTTCGGGCATTTGCACCGCCCCTGCCATGGCATCTGGCGCAACATCCCCTGGACTTGCGGACCCAGCAGCTATACCGGGCAGCCCCTTGCCATGCAGCCCGGCACCGGCCTGCCTGACAAAGCCTGGCTGGAACCGGGTTATGGCATTGCCCTGATCAATGAAAATGATGCGTCGGTCTGTTATCACGTCGAAACAGTGCCCAACCCGAAAATCTAG
- a CDS encoding Hpt domain-containing response regulator: protein MEKQILDALSQSNAGIALFDANERLIFANPAWNQLITGIAEDDLVFDETSLDNGGMLSVCLVRPHIHASELRPSIADVENHKRGTVLVADDSASNRMVARRMLQAEGFTVMEAGDGQSVLDILRRGIPVDVILMDVEMPDMDGLHTTRRIRHMDGPSSRIPIIAFSAHRTRDWNMIARQSGVNDFISKPIQRASLLRVIGENLLRNGAAGQKGDIPAPAPVARMKQTNRTFTSNQNELPASPVLDVKILEKLYHDAGIDGAATGIELFISETESRLVQIDDALSRYDFHAVRDEVHALKSTSDTFGLRQLADLCNAAHDLFDRDDIDEHHLIKLSRKVVQLAPTALTALNLYRRSRSWAMT from the coding sequence ATGGAAAAGCAGATCCTGGATGCACTCTCGCAGTCAAATGCGGGGATCGCGTTATTTGATGCCAATGAACGTCTTATTTTTGCAAATCCGGCCTGGAATCAACTGATTACCGGCATTGCAGAAGACGATCTGGTATTTGACGAAACCAGTCTCGATAATGGCGGCATGCTTTCGGTTTGCCTTGTGCGCCCTCATATTCACGCCAGCGAATTGCGCCCTTCCATTGCCGATGTGGAAAACCACAAACGCGGCACGGTTCTCGTCGCTGATGACAGCGCCTCTAACCGCATGGTCGCGCGCCGCATGCTCCAGGCTGAGGGTTTTACCGTGATGGAGGCAGGCGATGGTCAATCCGTGCTTGATATTCTGCGGCGCGGTATTCCCGTTGATGTCATCCTGATGGATGTGGAAATGCCCGACATGGATGGGCTGCACACCACGCGCCGCATCCGCCATATGGATGGCCCGTCTTCGCGCATTCCCATCATCGCCTTTTCCGCGCACCGCACACGCGACTGGAACATGATTGCCCGGCAATCAGGTGTAAACGATTTCATCAGCAAACCCATCCAGCGGGCCAGCCTGCTGCGCGTGATTGGCGAAAATCTGCTGCGCAACGGCGCTGCCGGGCAAAAGGGCGATATTCCCGCCCCGGCCCCGGTCGCGCGCATGAAACAAACCAACCGCACCTTTACATCAAACCAGAACGAGCTTCCGGCCAGCCCGGTGCTGGATGTTAAAATCCTGGAAAAGCTTTATCACGATGCCGGAATTGACGGTGCGGCAACAGGGATCGAACTTTTCATCAGCGAAACCGAATCCCGGCTGGTGCAAATTGACGATGCCCTGTCACGTTACGACTTCCACGCCGTTCGTGATGAAGTCCATGCGCTGAAAAGCACGTCCGATACTTTTGGCCTGCGCCAATTGGCCGATTTGTGCAATGCCGCCCACGACCTGTTTGATCGTGACGATATTGACGAACATCACCTGATCAAACTTTCCCGCAAGGTTGTGCAGCTTGCCCCCACCGCCCTGACTGCCCTGAACCTGTATCGCCGCAGCCGTTCCTGGGCCATGACCTGA
- a CDS encoding formylglycine-generating enzyme family protein, with translation MMLSTGRSLCRTAMGLATMIIISLQTPAALADSIQTPEMTVVPAGWFWQGSDAIERDYAYRIDEQIYGQDVAHRNRWYDSEITKWRIYLPQFEISTTPVTNAQYAAFVKDAGYPAPGVTKEIWDTYGLVHGFEATRPFTWKKGLPPSGRENHPVVLVSWQDAVAYTHWLSEKTGDSWRLPNEAEWEKAVRGPDGTFYPWGNIYDPTLLNSADRGPFDTMPVKSFPAGPYGLFDGAGQVFEWTMTQQQPGARIVKGGSWDDRGCGVCRPAARHSRPEHLRHILIGFRVLRVSSQDK, from the coding sequence ATGATGTTGTCGACCGGACGCAGCCTGTGCCGAACCGCGATGGGACTGGCAACGATGATCATAATCTCGTTGCAGACACCTGCGGCATTGGCAGATAGCATCCAGACCCCGGAAATGACTGTGGTGCCTGCTGGCTGGTTCTGGCAGGGGTCCGACGCCATCGAGCGTGATTATGCCTATCGTATTGACGAGCAGATTTACGGGCAGGACGTTGCGCATCGTAATCGCTGGTATGATTCCGAAATTACCAAATGGCGCATTTACCTGCCCCAATTTGAAATTTCGACCACCCCGGTCACCAATGCCCAATATGCTGCCTTTGTCAAAGATGCGGGGTATCCAGCTCCCGGCGTGACCAAGGAAATATGGGATACATATGGCCTGGTACACGGGTTTGAAGCCACCCGACCTTTCACCTGGAAAAAGGGTTTGCCGCCATCGGGCCGGGAAAACCACCCGGTTGTTCTGGTATCCTGGCAGGATGCTGTGGCCTATACCCACTGGCTGAGCGAAAAAACCGGCGATAGCTGGCGCCTGCCCAATGAAGCCGAATGGGAAAAGGCCGTACGCGGGCCTGATGGCACCTTTTACCCGTGGGGAAATATTTATGACCCCACGCTTTTAAACAGTGCCGACCGCGGCCCGTTTGATACGATGCCCGTCAAATCCTTCCCCGCCGGGCCCTATGGCCTGTTTGACGGGGCAGGGCAGGTTTTTGAATGGACAATGACGCAGCAGCAGCCCGGCGCCCGGATCGTAAAGGGTGGATCATGGGATGATCGTGGTTGCGGTGTGTGCCGCCCCGCCGCCCGGCACAGCCGACCCGAGCATTTGCGTCATATTTTGATCGGTTTCCGCGTATTGCGCGTATCATCACAGGACAAGTAA
- a CDS encoding ribbon-helix-helix domain-containing protein, with amino-acid sequence MNNLVRKRSITIAGHRTSFSLEDAFWQELQQIAEREGHSIAEMVALIDEGREGNLSSALRLYVLGDLQRRLSDAGQAENAISISEEGEQE; translated from the coding sequence ATGAATAACCTTGTTCGCAAACGATCAATCACGATTGCCGGGCATCGTACCAGCTTTTCGCTTGAAGATGCCTTCTGGCAGGAATTGCAGCAGATTGCAGAACGCGAAGGCCACAGCATCGCGGAAATGGTGGCGCTGATTGACGAAGGGCGGGAAGGCAATTTATCAAGTGCCTTGCGATTGTATGTTCTGGGCGATTTGCAACGCCGTTTAAGTGACGCAGGGCAGGCGGAAAATGCCATTTCCATATCCGAAGAAGGCGAACAGGAATAA
- the queG gene encoding tRNA epoxyqueuosine(34) reductase QueG: MKAQPAKLISFDMLRTKAREIGFDVCGVARPEIAARNQQRLDEFVAGQEFGSMAWMADPERLPRRRDPRVLWEDVKSVIVLGTNYGPAQDPLTLLDYPDRAMISVYAQNRDYHDLIKKRLKQLARWLIEQSEAGEQVKVFVDTAPVLEKPLAQSAAIGWQGKHTNVVSRTYGSWLFLGEVFTTLELADAPNRAEIDHCGSCRNCLDACPTAAFPAPYKLDARKCISYLTIEHDGMIPREFRVAMGNRIYGCDDCLSVCPWNKFASRTEELAFIPRAELTAPRLADFLDMDDTAFRAFFTGSPIKRIGREKFFRNVLTAIGNAGDRQVIPQLRSLLADPSALIRASAVWALSRLMGRDEFAEVRQSHLADERDETVLTEWNAAA; the protein is encoded by the coding sequence ATGAAAGCCCAACCGGCCAAACTGATCAGTTTTGACATGCTACGGACCAAAGCCCGTGAAATCGGCTTTGATGTATGTGGTGTGGCGCGCCCGGAAATTGCTGCGCGCAACCAGCAACGGCTTGATGAATTTGTGGCCGGGCAGGAATTTGGCAGTATGGCCTGGATGGCTGACCCCGAACGCCTGCCGCGCCGCCGCGACCCACGCGTTTTATGGGAAGATGTCAAAAGCGTTATTGTGCTGGGCACCAATTATGGCCCGGCACAGGACCCGTTAACTTTGCTGGATTACCCGGACCGGGCGATGATTTCGGTTTATGCGCAAAACCGCGATTATCACGACCTGATCAAAAAACGCCTGAAACAGCTGGCGCGCTGGCTGATCGAACAAAGCGAGGCGGGCGAACAGGTAAAGGTGTTTGTTGATACTGCACCCGTTCTGGAAAAACCGCTGGCGCAATCTGCCGCCATTGGCTGGCAGGGCAAACATACCAATGTGGTCTCGCGAACCTATGGTTCCTGGCTGTTTCTGGGCGAGGTTTTTACCACTCTTGAACTTGCCGATGCACCCAATCGGGCAGAGATTGATCATTGCGGGTCATGTCGCAATTGTCTGGATGCCTGCCCGACAGCGGCCTTTCCTGCGCCCTATAAACTTGATGCGCGCAAATGTATTTCGTATCTGACGATCGAGCATGATGGCATGATCCCGCGCGAATTTCGCGTTGCCATGGGTAATCGCATTTATGGCTGTGATGATTGCCTGTCGGTCTGCCCGTGGAACAAATTTGCCAGCCGTACCGAAGAACTGGCCTTTATCCCGCGCGCCGAGCTGACAGCACCGCGACTGGCCGATTTTCTTGATATGGATGATACCGCGTTTCGGGCCTTTTTTACCGGATCGCCGATCAAGCGGATTGGCCGGGAAAAGTTTTTCCGCAATGTTTTAACTGCAATTGGCAATGCCGGGGACAGGCAAGTGATCCCGCAGTTACGCAGCCTGTTGGCGGACCCATCCGCCCTGATCCGCGCAAGTGCGGTTTGGGCATTATCGCGCCTGATGGGGCGCGATGAATTTGCCGAAGTCCGCCAAAGCCACCTTGCCGATGAACGCGATGAAACCGTTCTCACCGAATGGAATGCCGCCGCCTGA
- a CDS encoding asparagine synthetase B family protein, which produces MCGLAGTTDPNAKEWVISASASLAHRGPDGDGLWQDRAGGPFAPVASSGDAVAATDRAAGKAAVSYGPILAHRRLATTDLRAVAAQPMPSRDQRFVLIFNGYIAGHRRLRARLNRYQQQAGNSLAARHMPTAEPALADTGNLAGALWHTATQVLGAGDDGEISTADTAVLLALLGQALTCCDDGAGNGGASMTDKAASLARTLAKVRGAYAIVLWDRHAQAMWLMVDGGGQKPLYVAEREDGHIFFASELTPLLSAPGIVHQRDDDAFDQALAHLFIPAPKTAYRTVRQLEPGEIMCWHSGKVARFSALAALPQKASKAPAPLPVADNQRIAAHNNTNTVSALRAGIYRAVADAMACDRPVACLLSGGMDSAGIAALAARVARRRMQKGDMPTAIVMGFPGLPMDETARARQMARHLDMPLKIVAAPSGGEEVLQRLKAAIRAFGGPFSNPAVILAHRLAEAVAETASVCLTGDGGDEIFGGYRRYRMAAYAQQYLRFPRPIRQLAAGGAGGFAQGWPFAAGKAGLHAVAKFLQATAGQEDDVFTTWNNRCVVPGVGQLKAVSPQFADEATNSAGRSFALGERMMQLDQMVTLPGNQLAISDRMGMAAGVEYRPPLLDQAVRALAVKIPAREHLQDGGKAILRAVVEPFVPEGYLRAPKAGFNPPIGIWLRDVWPLLWATQQQAQDRLFSPLAVTKRQQQTIWARAMANEFDAALTVWNLLVWYVWSCEMVADQIN; this is translated from the coding sequence ATGTGCGGGCTTGCCGGAACCACAGACCCCAATGCAAAGGAATGGGTGATTTCGGCATCCGCCAGCCTGGCCCATCGTGGACCCGACGGCGATGGTTTGTGGCAGGACAGGGCTGGTGGGCCATTTGCCCCAGTTGCATCGTCTGGTGACGCAGTTGCTGCCACGGATCGTGCCGCTGGCAAGGCTGCTGTAAGTTATGGTCCCATTCTTGCCCATCGTCGCCTGGCAACAACCGATCTGCGGGCGGTGGCAGCACAACCAATGCCAAGCCGTGATCAGCGCTTTGTCCTGATTTTTAATGGCTATATCGCCGGGCATCGTCGATTACGGGCACGCTTGAACCGGTATCAGCAGCAGGCAGGCAACAGCCTTGCCGCACGGCATATGCCAACTGCCGAGCCAGCATTGGCCGATACGGGAAATCTGGCTGGAGCACTCTGGCACACTGCGACACAGGTGCTGGGCGCTGGGGATGATGGCGAAATATCGACCGCCGATACAGCCGTTCTACTTGCATTGTTGGGGCAAGCCTTAACCTGTTGCGATGATGGCGCAGGCAATGGTGGCGCATCAATGACGGACAAGGCTGCCAGTCTTGCCCGGACCTTGGCGAAGGTTCGGGGTGCCTATGCCATAGTACTTTGGGACCGCCACGCGCAGGCTATGTGGCTGATGGTGGATGGGGGCGGGCAAAAGCCGCTTTATGTGGCGGAACGTGAAGACGGGCACATCTTTTTTGCTTCCGAATTAACGCCGTTATTGTCCGCACCGGGCATAGTCCACCAGCGCGATGATGATGCCTTTGATCAGGCGCTCGCCCATCTGTTTATTCCAGCCCCAAAAACAGCCTATCGCACCGTCCGTCAGTTGGAACCGGGCGAAATTATGTGTTGGCATTCGGGGAAGGTTGCGCGGTTTTCCGCGTTGGCCGCATTACCGCAAAAGGCCAGCAAAGCCCCTGCGCCGTTACCGGTTGCGGATAACCAACGCATTGCCGCCCATAACAATACGAATACTGTTTCTGCACTACGTGCGGGCATTTATCGTGCGGTGGCCGATGCCATGGCATGTGATCGGCCGGTTGCGTGCCTGCTTTCTGGCGGTATGGATAGTGCCGGGATTGCCGCACTGGCAGCGCGGGTGGCCCGGCGACGGATGCAAAAGGGTGACATGCCCACAGCGATTGTGATGGGGTTTCCCGGCCTGCCCATGGATGAAACGGCGCGTGCCCGGCAAATGGCGCGGCATTTGGACATGCCGTTAAAAATTGTCGCAGCCCCCAGCGGTGGGGAGGAGGTTTTGCAGCGCCTGAAAGCTGCCATTCGCGCCTTTGGCGGGCCGTTTTCCAACCCGGCGGTTATTCTGGCCCACCGCCTGGCCGAGGCCGTGGCCGAAACAGCCTCGGTGTGCCTGACAGGGGATGGCGGGGATGAGATATTTGGTGGATATCGGCGTTATCGGATGGCGGCTTATGCCCAACAATATCTGAGATTCCCACGTCCAATTCGCCAGTTGGCAGCAGGCGGGGCAGGTGGGTTTGCGCAAGGTTGGCCGTTCGCAGCTGGCAAAGCAGGCCTTCACGCCGTTGCCAAATTCCTGCAGGCCACGGCAGGGCAGGAAGATGATGTTTTCACCACCTGGAACAATCGTTGCGTGGTGCCGGGTGTCGGGCAACTGAAAGCGGTTTCACCGCAATTTGCGGATGAGGCCACAAACAGTGCGGGACGTTCCTTCGCCCTTGGCGAAAGAATGATGCAGCTTGATCAGATGGTAACACTGCCCGGTAACCAACTGGCGATCAGCGATCGGATGGGGATGGCGGCGGGTGTGGAATATCGCCCGCCATTATTGGATCAGGCAGTGCGCGCGCTGGCAGTAAAAATACCGGCGCGTGAGCATTTGCAAGATGGCGGCAAGGCGATTTTGCGGGCGGTGGTTGAACCCTTTGTACCCGAAGGATATTTGCGTGCGCCGAAAGCGGGTTTTAACCCGCCGATTGGCATATGGTTGCGCGATGTATGGCCGCTATTGTGGGCGACGCAGCAGCAGGCGCAAGACAGGCTGTTTTCCCCGTTGGCTGTTACAAAACGCCAGCAACAAACCATTTGGGCGCGTGCCATGGCAAATGAATTTGATGCCGCTCTGACGGTTTGGAACCTTTTGGTCTGGTATGTGTGGTCATGCGAAATGGTGGCGGATCAAATCAACTGA
- a CDS encoding TAXI family TRAP transporter solute-binding subunit, translating into MKPARTILWSLMLLVAMAGGMSKQALAHSETIKQKSRFVSIGTGGPTGVFYPVGSAICRLINQSRKLHGIRCTVESTRGSVYNINSVHSGAFDFGIVQSDIQSDANNGTGTFAPTGRIDDMQAVFSLYVETFTVLARADAGIIDFDDLKGKRVNIGNPGSGQRDTMERVMAAKGWTLDDFAMASELNPTDQIKALCQNRIDATVYTVAHPSRAIADAMKACDTVLVDVDGPAIDRLLADNPYFHAARIPGGLYYGNPEPVDTIRAGAALMVSSHTDPGIVYELVKTVFENFGKFKGQHPALAELSKDAMVNGEAPSPIHAGAIRYYREAGLMH; encoded by the coding sequence ATGAAACCGGCAAGGACTATTTTGTGGAGCCTGATGCTGCTGGTTGCCATGGCAGGGGGAATGTCAAAGCAGGCATTGGCCCATTCCGAGACGATCAAGCAGAAAAGCCGGTTTGTATCGATTGGCACCGGGGGACCAACGGGGGTGTTTTACCCGGTTGGCAGTGCCATTTGCCGTTTGATCAACCAGTCGCGCAAATTGCATGGCATTCGCTGCACGGTCGAGTCCACGCGCGGGTCGGTTTACAACATCAATTCGGTGCATTCGGGCGCATTTGATTTTGGCATTGTGCAGTCCGATATTCAAAGCGATGCCAATAATGGCACCGGGACATTTGCCCCCACCGGCCGCATTGACGATATGCAGGCGGTTTTTTCCCTATATGTCGAGACATTTACCGTGCTGGCCCGGGCGGATGCCGGAATTATCGATTTTGATGATTTGAAAGGAAAACGGGTGAATATTGGCAATCCCGGTTCCGGGCAGCGTGACACGATGGAGCGTGTGATGGCCGCCAAGGGCTGGACACTGGATGATTTTGCCATGGCATCCGAACTGAACCCGACCGACCAGATCAAGGCTTTGTGTCAGAACCGCATTGACGCGACGGTTTATACCGTGGCCCACCCATCGCGTGCGATTGCCGATGCCATGAAGGCCTGTGATACCGTGTTGGTCGATGTGGATGGACCGGCAATTGACCGGCTTTTGGCTGATAACCCGTATTTCCATGCCGCACGCATTCCCGGCGGGCTTTATTATGGCAATCCCGAACCGGTTGATACCATCCGTGCCGGGGCGGCCTTGATGGTTTCATCGCATACTGACCCCGGCATTGTTTACGAACTGGTGAAAACGGTTTTTGAAAATTTTGGCAAGTTCAAAGGGCAGCATCCAGCGCTGGCCGAACTTTCAAAGGATGCGATGGTGAATGGCGAGGCGCCGTCGCCCATTCATGCCGGTGCCATCCGCTATTACCGCGAAGCGGGGTTGATGCATTAA
- a CDS encoding DUF6969 family protein — MTELEIDWSALSTGQLKNMMAAGRDVMECHRVLSATGDNIVGELIRTAGAFYEWTHYPQGDVYDRTSHAQFYYHAHPKDQQREWNEHGHFHTFMRPRGMPDSVRPLAIEGFEMPKGPNEALSHLVAISMDQYGFAQRLFTTNRWVTGEVWYDAQSVISMLDNFIVDHAQPSWPVNRWVSGMIVFYRPQIEILVRQRDATIAAWAESHANSDVYEDRDLEVTSECSIRVEEQMRAIAGELNNRR; from the coding sequence ATGACGGAACTTGAAATTGACTGGTCGGCACTGTCCACCGGCCAGTTAAAAAACATGATGGCAGCCGGGCGCGATGTCATGGAATGCCACCGGGTCCTTTCGGCCACTGGTGATAATATTGTTGGTGAGCTGATCCGCACTGCCGGGGCGTTTTATGAATGGACGCATTACCCGCAGGGTGATGTTTATGATCGGACCAGCCACGCGCAGTTCTATTATCATGCCCATCCCAAAGACCAGCAGCGCGAATGGAACGAACATGGCCATTTCCATACCTTCATGCGCCCGCGCGGTATGCCCGACTCGGTCCGGCCGCTGGCGATAGAAGGTTTTGAAATGCCCAAGGGGCCTAACGAGGCCCTGTCGCATCTGGTGGCCATTTCCATGGACCAGTACGGGTTTGCCCAGCGCCTGTTTACCACCAATCGCTGGGTGACAGGCGAGGTCTGGTATGATGCGCAAAGCGTCATTTCAATGTTGGACAATTTTATCGTGGATCATGCGCAGCCATCCTGGCCGGTAAACCGGTGGGTGTCGGGCATGATTGTTTTCTATCGCCCACAAATCGAAATTCTGGTGCGCCAGCGCGATGCAACCATTGCTGCCTGGGCGGAGTCGCATGCCAATAGCGATGTTTACGAAGATCGCGATCTGGAAGTGACGTCGGAATGTTCGATTCGGGTGGAAGAACAGATGCGTGCCATTGCTGGCGAGTTGAATAACCGCCGCTAA
- a CDS encoding DUF2336 domain-containing protein: protein MAPITKNDVAKLINDPSGSNRAEAADKISKQFSDDELSENERLLAEDIFRIMIKDAEVRVRKALARNLKQTPLLPHDVAVTLARDVDAVALPILQFSEILNDSDLVDIIGDGPDSVEKQRAIATRSTVSEAVSSALVQAGNEDVLVDLMGNEGAEISEQSLQKVVDDFGDNERIQKPIISRNHLPITIAERMVTLVSDRLRSELVSRGHLPEGIVNAVMTQSQESATIGLLGDDSGGRDVEILVEHLYANNRLTGGLILRALCMGDISFFEAGIARRASVSLLNSRILIHDSGLYGLQAIYNKADMPASFFPGVRAALEVAHETDLDGREKDRERYSRRMIERILTQYGDLGVEFDSDDVDYLMGRMLQLPSESSLH from the coding sequence GTGGCCCCGATTACGAAAAACGATGTCGCCAAACTGATTAACGATCCGTCGGGTAGCAACCGGGCAGAAGCCGCTGATAAAATCAGCAAGCAGTTCAGCGACGACGAATTATCCGAGAACGAGCGTTTGCTGGCGGAAGATATCTTTCGCATCATGATCAAGGATGCGGAAGTCCGGGTACGAAAGGCGCTGGCGCGAAACCTGAAGCAGACGCCGTTATTGCCCCATGATGTGGCGGTAACCCTGGCGCGCGACGTTGATGCGGTTGCCCTGCCGATTTTGCAATTTTCCGAAATCCTTAATGACAGCGACCTTGTCGATATTATCGGCGATGGCCCCGACAGTGTTGAAAAGCAGCGCGCCATTGCCACGCGCAGCACCGTTTCCGAGGCGGTATCAAGCGCATTGGTACAGGCCGGTAACGAGGATGTGCTGGTTGACCTGATGGGCAATGAAGGGGCGGAAATTTCCGAACAGTCCCTGCAAAAGGTTGTTGATGATTTTGGCGATAATGAACGTATTCAAAAGCCGATCATTTCGCGCAACCATCTTCCCATTACCATTGCCGAACGCATGGTGACCCTGGTTTCCGACCGGTTGCGCAGCGAACTGGTGTCGCGCGGACATCTGCCCGAAGGCATTGTAAATGCCGTGATGACCCAGTCGCAGGAAAGCGCCACCATCGGCCTTTTGGGCGATGACAGTGGCGGTCGCGATGTCGAAATTCTGGTCGAACATCTTTATGCCAATAACCGTTTGACCGGCGGGCTGATCCTGCGGGCGCTGTGCATGGGGGATATTTCTTTCTTCGAGGCCGGGATCGCACGGCGGGCATCGGTATCGCTGCTTAACAGTCGCATTCTTATTCACGACTCCGGGCTTTATGGGTTGCAGGCGATTTATAACAAGGCCGATATGCCCGCCAGCTTCTTTCCCGGTGTGCGTGCCGCCCTTGAAGTCGCCCATGAAACCGACCTTGATGGCCGCGAAAAGGACCGTGAACGGTATTCGCGCCGCATGATTGAACGCATCCTGACGCAATATGGTGACCTAGGCGTTGAATTTGATTCCGATGATGTCGATTACCTGATGGGGCGTATGTTGCAATTGCCAAGCGAAAGCAGCCTGCACTAA